A region of Paenibacillus thiaminolyticus DNA encodes the following proteins:
- a CDS encoding GNAT family N-acetyltransferase, with translation MIRIAPITADHLEELAALYTELDGSATNRERLRETFYLLRDRPDYLLLGAVHESGRLVGSVMGITCQDLTGNCRPFMVLENMIVTEEFHRSGIGQMLVQAVEQAAQERGCHSVMLFSSTWRSDAHRFYEKLGFLKDAAYGFVKPL, from the coding sequence ATGATTCGAATTGCCCCCATTACGGCCGATCACCTTGAGGAATTGGCCGCATTATATACCGAGCTGGACGGCAGCGCGACGAACCGGGAACGGCTGCGGGAGACATTCTACCTGCTCCGGGACCGCCCGGATTACTTGCTGCTCGGCGCCGTGCATGAATCGGGACGGCTCGTCGGTTCGGTAATGGGCATTACATGCCAGGATCTGACCGGGAACTGCCGCCCGTTCATGGTACTGGAAAATATGATTGTAACCGAGGAGTTCCATCGTTCCGGCATCGGACAAATGCTCGTCCAAGCGGTGGAGCAAGCGGCGCAGGAGCGTGGCTGCCACAGCGTCATGCTCTTCTCCAGCACCTGGCGCAGCGATGCGCACCGCTTCTATGAGAAGCTGGGCTTCTTGAAGGATGCGGCCTATGGCTTCGTCAAGCCGCTATAA
- a CDS encoding response regulator transcription factor: MQSCEDNGSVDDGKTMTFADDELGQFCETTRRIVIVSPFPALIRSLFVALTIRCYDVLLFHQEHDPMLQTMNSDLVIVDRTKAVPADPSATIPGSHGAILLLQGEGSEKGPDEQGREVMIWPCPIEAALSRIEELASRNDAQPAVAGSDLLRFKDVAVDLKRITVHQAGNKIELTRAEFDVLKGLLLNGGGVMTRQQIMEFVWGESYMGGSNSIDVHIKSLRQKLGDAPKHPKYIVTVRGIGYRIAD; encoded by the coding sequence GTGCAGTCATGCGAAGACAACGGTTCCGTCGATGACGGAAAGACAATGACCTTTGCGGATGATGAACTGGGGCAATTCTGCGAGACGACCCGGCGGATCGTGATCGTCAGCCCTTTCCCGGCTTTGATCCGCTCGCTGTTCGTCGCGTTAACGATACGCTGTTATGATGTGCTGCTCTTCCACCAAGAGCATGATCCGATGCTGCAGACGATGAACAGTGATCTGGTCATCGTCGATCGGACGAAGGCGGTTCCGGCTGACCCGTCGGCCACCATCCCGGGCAGCCATGGGGCTATCCTTCTGCTTCAGGGCGAAGGCTCGGAGAAGGGGCCGGATGAGCAGGGCAGGGAAGTGATGATCTGGCCTTGTCCTATCGAAGCGGCATTGTCGCGAATTGAAGAGCTGGCCAGCCGGAACGATGCCCAGCCGGCGGTGGCGGGCAGCGACCTGCTGCGCTTCAAGGATGTTGCCGTCGATCTGAAGCGCATCACGGTGCATCAGGCGGGCAACAAGATCGAGCTGACACGAGCCGAGTTCGATGTGCTGAAGGGGCTGCTGCTGAATGGCGGCGGCGTCATGACCCGGCAGCAGATAATGGAGTTCGTCTGGGGCGAATCGTATATGGGCGGCAGCAATTCGATCGATGTTCATATCAAGAGTCTGCGCCAGAAGCTCGGTGACGCGCCGAAGCATCCGAAGTACATTGTCACGGTTCGGGGAATCGGCTACCGGATAGCCGATTAA
- the trxB gene encoding thioredoxin-disulfide reductase: MYKTVIVGTGPAGLTAAIYLARANLNPLIIEGPEPGGQLTTTTEVENFPGFPDGIMGPELMDNMRKQAERFGAEFRTGWVTAADLSKRPFTLSVEGMGEIQAESLIISTGASAKYLGIPGERDNVGRGVSTCATCDGFFFRNKKIVVIGGGDSAMEEASFLTRFASEVVLVNRRTELRASKIMQDRARQNSKIRWSLNRTPLEVIAGEHGVTSLKVRNNETGEEEIIATDGIFVAIGHTPNTKFLAGQLDADEQGYLLVKPGTTETNIPGVFACGDVQDNRYRQAISAAGTGCMAALDCERYLESAESE, encoded by the coding sequence ATGTACAAGACGGTCATTGTCGGAACGGGACCTGCCGGATTGACGGCGGCGATTTATTTGGCCCGTGCGAACCTGAACCCGTTGATTATAGAAGGTCCGGAGCCTGGAGGCCAGTTGACGACGACGACGGAAGTGGAGAACTTCCCCGGCTTCCCGGATGGCATTATGGGTCCGGAGCTGATGGATAATATGCGCAAGCAGGCCGAGCGCTTCGGCGCGGAATTCCGCACCGGCTGGGTCACGGCAGCGGATCTGTCCAAGCGGCCGTTCACCTTGTCCGTCGAAGGGATGGGCGAGATTCAGGCCGAGTCGCTTATTATATCGACAGGGGCCTCCGCGAAGTATCTCGGTATTCCGGGCGAGCGCGATAACGTCGGCCGCGGCGTCAGCACATGCGCGACATGCGACGGATTCTTTTTCCGCAACAAGAAGATTGTCGTCATCGGCGGCGGCGACTCCGCAATGGAGGAAGCCAGCTTCCTGACGCGCTTCGCTTCGGAAGTAGTGCTGGTCAACCGCCGCACAGAACTGCGCGCCTCCAAGATTATGCAGGATCGGGCGCGCCAGAACAGCAAGATTCGCTGGTCCCTGAACCGGACCCCGCTGGAAGTGATCGCGGGCGAGCATGGCGTTACCAGCCTGAAGGTGCGCAACAATGAGACCGGCGAGGAGGAGATTATCGCGACGGACGGCATCTTCGTGGCAATCGGCCATACGCCGAACACGAAGTTCCTGGCCGGCCAGCTTGATGCCGACGAGCAGGGCTATCTGCTGGTTAAGCCGGGCACGACCGAGACGAACATTCCCGGCGTATTCGCCTGCGGGGATGTGCAGGACAATCGGTACCGCCAGGCGATTAGCGCCGCAGGCACGGGCTGTATGGCCGCGCTGGATTGCGAGCGTTACTTGGAGAGCGCAGAGAGCGAGTAA
- a CDS encoding glutaredoxin family protein: protein MEEKVIVYTSTYCQYCSHVKKFLGERNVEFEERNIDKDEKYAEELWNTGMRAVPVTLVGEKMILGFNPIQLNQALAARA, encoded by the coding sequence ATGGAGGAGAAAGTGATTGTCTATACGAGCACTTATTGCCAATATTGCTCGCATGTCAAAAAGTTCCTGGGCGAGCGCAACGTCGAATTCGAAGAGCGGAACATCGACAAGGATGAGAAGTACGCCGAAGAGCTGTGGAATACCGGCATGCGCGCGGTACCGGTAACGCTTGTCGGGGAGAAGATGATTCTCGGCTTCAACCCGATTCAACTGAATCAAGCGTTGGCCGCCCGCGCATAA
- the zwf gene encoding glucose-6-phosphate dehydrogenase produces the protein MNAATLLLFGATGDLAKRKIYPALFNLHLDRKLPAGFSIFGMGRSAWNDTEFRRRVAQSISDFSRRPAADEAELNAFLERFRFCRLNVAAPEDFARLLEQVRASEQELGLAENRMFYLSVAPELFEPIVRHIHESGLSRVSGWKRLLIEKPFGRDLASARALNALLGSVFREEEIFRIDHYLGKRMVQNLQKLEYTNPMLQAVWKNQYIANVQITASETVGVEERAAYYDEAGAIRDMVQNHLLQVLAMFAMQLPRRGTAADMADKKRALLASMRPLLKEEAERSIVRGQYAAGAMGGEPVPAYRDEPGIEEGSSNDTYIAARIMIDDYFWQGVPFYLRTGKRMAKKATRIVVEFKDPLDKYSRTNELTAPNLLIIDIGPHEGISFQLNVKDGQHRFISDPVRLHYAADQSGVPEAYENLIEGAIQGDAAFFARWDEVELSWQWIQPVLEAFAENRVPLRFYEAGSDGPEAAQRLLEEDGFHWWALTGPEADPSRDADEYRTEREAVYEAAR, from the coding sequence ATGAATGCAGCAACTTTACTACTATTCGGAGCGACGGGCGATTTGGCGAAGCGCAAAATCTACCCTGCCCTGTTCAACCTACATCTTGACCGCAAGCTGCCCGCCGGCTTCTCCATATTCGGCATGGGCCGCAGTGCGTGGAATGACACGGAATTCCGCCGTCGCGTAGCGCAATCGATCAGCGACTTCTCCCGGCGGCCGGCGGCGGACGAGGCGGAATTGAACGCGTTCCTGGAACGGTTCCGTTTCTGCCGCCTGAATGTGGCGGCTCCCGAAGACTTCGCGCGGCTGCTGGAGCAGGTGCGGGCGAGCGAGCAAGAGCTTGGCCTTGCCGAGAACCGGATGTTCTATCTCTCGGTTGCGCCGGAGCTGTTCGAGCCGATCGTCCGCCACATTCACGAGAGCGGCTTGAGCCGCGTATCCGGCTGGAAGCGGCTCCTGATCGAAAAGCCGTTCGGCCGCGATCTGGCATCGGCCCGCGCGTTGAATGCGCTGCTGGGCAGCGTCTTCCGCGAGGAGGAAATCTTCCGCATCGATCATTATCTCGGCAAGCGCATGGTGCAGAATCTGCAGAAGCTTGAATATACGAATCCGATGCTCCAGGCCGTCTGGAAAAACCAATACATCGCCAATGTGCAGATTACGGCGAGCGAGACGGTCGGCGTAGAAGAGCGCGCGGCCTATTACGACGAGGCCGGCGCCATTCGCGACATGGTGCAGAATCATCTGCTCCAAGTGTTGGCGATGTTCGCCATGCAGCTTCCCCGCCGCGGCACGGCGGCGGATATGGCGGACAAGAAGCGCGCCCTGCTGGCCTCGATGCGGCCGCTGCTGAAGGAAGAAGCCGAACGCTCCATCGTACGCGGCCAATATGCGGCGGGGGCGATGGGCGGAGAGCCGGTGCCGGCCTACCGGGATGAGCCTGGCATCGAGGAAGGCTCCAGCAATGATACGTATATAGCGGCGCGCATCATGATCGATGATTATTTCTGGCAGGGGGTTCCTTTCTACCTGCGGACCGGCAAGCGGATGGCGAAGAAGGCGACCCGCATCGTGGTTGAATTCAAGGATCCGCTCGACAAATACAGCCGCACGAACGAACTGACCGCGCCGAATCTGCTGATTATCGACATCGGGCCGCATGAAGGCATCTCCTTCCAGTTGAATGTGAAGGATGGTCAGCACCGCTTCATATCGGACCCGGTCCGTCTTCACTACGCGGCGGATCAGAGCGGCGTTCCCGAAGCCTATGAGAATCTGATCGAAGGGGCCATTCAGGGCGATGCCGCGTTCTTCGCCCGCTGGGACGAAGTAGAGCTGTCCTGGCAATGGATACAGCCGGTACTGGAAGCCTTCGCGGAGAATCGGGTGCCGCTGCGCTTCTATGAGGCGGGCAGCGACGGCCCGGAAGCGGCTCAGCGCCTGCTGGAGGAGGACGGCTTCCACTGGTGGGCGCTGACCGGCCCCGAAGCGGATCCGAGCCGGGACGCGGACGAGTACCGAACGGAACGCGAGGCGGTCTATGAAGCGGCGCGATAA
- a CDS encoding endonuclease/exonuclease/phosphatase family protein produces MTQGTASLTVMSYNIQHGRGMDDRYDPARIAGVIRRAGAGVVGLQEVDRHFDRRSKYEDTITVLAARLGMQYAYGANLDGDPEPGRTERRQYGIAVLSKYPIVHHQHYLLDSGGQEQRGLLESELVVQDTRVCFYVTHLGLEQQERLAQIAEIRDIAARQTGPAILTGDFNAQPDSPELAAMSRSFRNVFADFPAAYTYPAGGATETIDYILVNEGIATGAPREVVRSVASDHYPIAAALSIR; encoded by the coding sequence ATGACACAAGGTACAGCATCGCTAACCGTCATGTCGTACAACATTCAGCATGGGCGCGGAATGGATGACCGGTATGATCCGGCGCGGATTGCGGGCGTTATCCGCAGAGCGGGCGCCGGCGTCGTCGGCTTGCAGGAGGTCGACCGCCATTTCGACAGGCGGAGCAAATACGAGGATACGATTACGGTATTGGCCGCACGCTTGGGGATGCAGTATGCGTATGGCGCCAACCTGGACGGGGATCCCGAGCCGGGGCGGACCGAACGGAGGCAGTATGGCATTGCTGTCCTGAGCAAGTATCCGATTGTACATCATCAGCATTACTTGCTGGACAGCGGCGGCCAGGAACAGCGCGGATTGCTGGAGAGCGAGTTGGTCGTTCAGGATACGAGAGTATGCTTCTATGTCACCCATCTCGGCTTGGAGCAGCAGGAACGGCTTGCACAGATAGCGGAGATTCGCGATATCGCCGCCAGACAGACCGGACCGGCCATCCTGACAGGCGACTTCAACGCCCAACCGGACAGTCCGGAGCTCGCCGCGATGTCCCGCTCGTTCCGGAACGTGTTCGCCGATTTTCCCGCGGCCTATACCTACCCCGCCGGCGGGGCCACGGAGACGATCGACTATATTCTCGTCAACGAAGGCATCGCCACCGGCGCACCGCGCGAGGTCGTCCGTTCAGTGGCATCGGATCATTACCCGATCGCTGCGGCTTTATCGATCCGATAG
- a CDS encoding PAS domain S-box protein: MHLKQIDLFDFAFNNASIGMSIVSLEGRFIQVNRALCSMLGYDERELLALNFQSITHQDDLEENLEYVYRLLNMKIEAYRMEKRYIHKQGHPVWCLVNVSVVHNENGEPIFLFSQFHDITAEKMTEIAQRKTESVLREKEESFRILLEELPLAVIITRHGICQYVNRAGIQLLGARGPEEVLGVSTHEFVDPSNHDKIKDRRRRYRQGGKLGTVKYKLRCYDGEIKSAEGVSIPTTFLGEEAVIGVFQDVTERKKEEERIIQSEKLSIVGQLAAGIAHEIRNPITSINGFLKLLRSLKTEKEQYYDIIESELKSIEIICNELLILAKPNLVTTRRANLVQLLEQSIALMSAQATMKNSTIAADLPPWEIWLHCEPNQIKQVFVNLIKNAIEAMPDGGHINIGVAVRDGFALITIEDEGCGIPPEKLEMLGQPFYTTKGSGTGLGLMVSYNIMDNHGGSMSVDSVPQQGTTFTVALPILNE, encoded by the coding sequence ATGCATTTGAAGCAAATTGACTTGTTCGATTTCGCCTTCAACAATGCGTCTATCGGGATGTCGATCGTGTCTCTGGAGGGCCGGTTCATTCAAGTCAACCGCGCCTTGTGCAGCATGCTCGGCTACGATGAGCGAGAACTGCTGGCATTGAATTTTCAGTCGATTACCCATCAGGATGATCTCGAGGAGAACCTGGAGTACGTCTACCGGCTCTTGAACATGAAGATCGAAGCGTACCGTATGGAAAAGCGGTACATACATAAGCAAGGGCATCCGGTATGGTGCTTGGTCAACGTCTCCGTCGTGCATAACGAGAATGGAGAGCCCATATTTTTGTTCTCGCAGTTCCATGATATTACGGCCGAGAAAATGACGGAAATCGCGCAGCGCAAAACGGAAAGCGTGCTGCGGGAGAAGGAGGAGTCGTTCCGCATCCTGCTGGAGGAGCTTCCGCTCGCCGTTATCATTACCCGGCATGGGATCTGCCAGTATGTCAACCGGGCGGGAATACAATTGCTCGGCGCGCGCGGCCCCGAGGAAGTATTGGGCGTATCCACGCATGAGTTCGTCGATCCGAGCAATCATGACAAGATCAAGGACAGACGGCGAAGATATCGTCAGGGAGGGAAGCTGGGCACGGTCAAATATAAGCTCCGCTGCTATGACGGAGAGATTAAATCTGCGGAGGGCGTCTCGATACCGACAACATTTCTCGGCGAAGAGGCGGTGATTGGCGTGTTCCAGGATGTGACGGAGCGGAAGAAGGAAGAGGAGCGCATCATCCAGTCGGAGAAGCTATCGATCGTCGGGCAGCTGGCCGCGGGAATCGCTCATGAAATACGCAACCCGATCACCTCGATCAACGGATTTCTCAAATTGCTGCGATCCTTGAAGACGGAGAAGGAGCAATACTACGACATCATCGAATCGGAGCTGAAAAGCATTGAGATCATCTGCAATGAGCTGCTTATTTTGGCGAAGCCGAATCTGGTCACGACCCGGCGCGCGAATCTGGTGCAGCTGCTGGAGCAGAGCATCGCGCTGATGAGCGCCCAGGCGACGATGAAGAACAGCACGATTGCCGCCGATCTTCCGCCGTGGGAGATATGGCTGCACTGCGAGCCGAATCAGATCAAGCAGGTGTTCGTCAATTTAATTAAAAATGCGATCGAAGCGATGCCGGACGGCGGACATATTAATATAGGCGTAGCGGTGAGAGACGGATTCGCGCTGATTACGATTGAAGACGAGGGCTGCGGAATTCCTCCGGAGAAGCTGGAGATGCTGGGCCAGCCGTTCTATACGACGAAGGGTTCCGGGACGGGTCTCGGTCTGATGGTCAGCTACAACATTATGGACAATCACGGGGGGAGCATGTCGGTGGACAGCGTGCCGCAGCAGGGGACGACCTTTACGGTGGCGCTGCCGATTCTCAATGAGTAG